The following is a genomic window from Alkaliphilus sp. B6464.
AAGGATCAACGATAACGCCACCTTTACCTCCACCGTAAGGTACACCAACAACTCCACATTTAAAAGTCATCCATGTAGAAAGAGCTTTAACTTCATCCGCATTTACTCCTGGATGGAATCTAACTCCACCTTTAAATGGTCCAATAGCATCGTTATGTTGTGCTCTGTATCCAATGAAAGTTTTAACAGTTCCATCATCCATTTTAACAGGGATAGCAACCTCTAATGTTCTCATTGGGTTTTTAAGAATTTCGTATACCGCTTGTTCAGTACCTAGTTTGTCACATGCAGATTTTACTTGTTGTTGAGCGGTCTCAAAAGGATTTGCTTTTCCAGCCATTATAATACCCTCCTAAAAATTTATTAATGAATTATTAATGCAAAAAATATAATGTTATATATTTTAAGAAAGTGTCCTAATTAGGGCATCTTCCTAAAATGTCGCAATTTTGAATCGTTATTTCTTTAACCTAATATGTACATTTGAATTATATCATACCTACATTCCGATTGTAAACCTTTTACTCTAGTATAACTAAATTTTATATATATAACATACTTAATCCTAATGATACCCTATAATATAACTAAATTTTTCACATTTACATCTATAGAAACTATATTAAAGGAAGTCATATCCTCTATTTCTGTTTTAACTTGTTCTTGAAGTCTTTCAACTAAAGGTCTAATAGGATTTCCATATACAATTCTAGCATCCATTTCTATTATAAGGCCGTTGTTAGTATTATTTATATTTATATTATTGATTTTAAAAATACCTATTATTTTACTAGCCACATGATATACTAAATCCTCAATAACACCATTTGAAATAAAATATCTTCCCATATAGCTAAAGGTCGGTCTCACCACAGAACGCTCTTCCCAATCGTGAGCTTCTTCTTTGCTGAAGTTTCGAAATATCTTTAATGGATTTAAAAAATATCCAGAAAAGTCCTTCTTTATCTCAAATGTTGGTACAGGAATAATATGTTTACCTTCCTTTACCCGATATTTTCGTGCTAGCCTAATTTCATCCTTACTTGCAACATCTTCTATAAAAATCCATTCTTTAATTTCCCCAACTCCTAAAGTTTCAACTATAGACTCCACCATTTTATCTGAAGTACCTAAAATCAATATTCTATTCGGTTTCTCTTTATCTAAAATTCGAATAATTTTTCTTCTATGATCATCCTCAATAAAAAGAGCCCTTTTTATAGCCGACATCTTTGACTTTTCTCTTTTAGCGGAACTACCCCCAAGAACCTTATTTCCTTTTATTAAAAGACCATCATCAATTATATATTCAATATTT
Proteins encoded in this region:
- a CDS encoding Asp23/Gls24 family envelope stress response protein, producing the protein MEVFVLVGSSGTGKSFRAISVAKQKNIEYIIDDGLLIKGNKVLGGSSAKREKSKMSAIKRALFIEDDHRRKIIRILDKEKPNRILILGTSDKMVESIVETLGVGEIKEWIFIEDVASKDEIRLARKYRVKEGKHIIPVPTFEIKKDFSGYFLNPLKIFRNFSKEEAHDWEERSVVRPTFSYMGRYFISNGVIEDLVYHVASKIIGIFKINNININNTNNGLIIEMDARIVYGNPIRPLVERLQEQVKTEIEDMTSFNIVSIDVNVKNLVIL